In Erpetoichthys calabaricus chromosome 4, fErpCal1.3, whole genome shotgun sequence, one genomic interval encodes:
- the LOC114651458 gene encoding cell surface glycoprotein CD200 receptor 1-B-like → MFPNKAVVTCVLLWTLHGEGFQLLNVTHGESVHLNCTDLHWSDINFETWSITKKTGHQCIVAILWNQNKTNTCKRHISIETSMDGKPFLNISFFTRIDEGNYKCETIYHGGFQTNHFRLTATETRHVQAHVGKDLTLSCSDRNWTEISSETWKTSSWNGSECVLIFQKESPDLKNSCADERIQLQTTRENKILLHISQFTSLDEGVYICESAYNGWMDKIQFAVSVVESDPQDEIPVKWIVLCIFIACFLITFVFLILFLTRRSYC, encoded by the exons ggTTTCAGCTTCTGAATGTCACCCATGGAGAGAGCGTTCATCTAAATTGTACTGACCTGCACTGGAGTGATATCAATTTTGAAACTTGGAGTATCACTAAGAAAACAGGCCATCAGTGTATAGTTGCAATACTGTGGAACcagaataaaacaaatacttgCAAAAGACACATAAGCATTGAAACCTCTATGGATGGGAAGCCTTTTTTAAACATATCGTTTTTCACGAGAATAGACGAAGGAAACTATAAATGTGAGACCATATACCATGGTGGGTTCCAAACTAATCATTTTCGCTTAACTGCAACAG AAACAAGGCATGTGCAAGCACACGTCGGAAAAGACTTGACTTTAAGCTGCTCAGACCGAAACTGGACAGAAATAAGTTCTGAAACCTGGAAAACGAGCAGTTGGAATGGCTCAGAATGTGTGCTCATTTTTCAAAAAGAGTCTCCTGACTTGAAAAACTCGTGTGCAGATGAAAGAATACAGCTTCAGACGACAAGGGAGAATAAAATACTTCTTCATATATCACAATTTACTTCACTGGATGAGGGAGTTTATATTTGTGAGTCTGcatacaatggatggatggacaaaattcAATTTGCAGTGTCTGTAGTAG AATCAGACCCCCAAGATGAGATACCAGTGAAATGGATTGTTCTCTGCAtttttattgcatgttttctgataacatttgtttttcttattttgttcttaACAAGGAGATCATATTGCTGA